One Rosa chinensis cultivar Old Blush chromosome 3, RchiOBHm-V2, whole genome shotgun sequence DNA window includes the following coding sequences:
- the LOC112192866 gene encoding glutamine synthetase nodule isozyme, which produces MSLLSDLINLDLTDTTEKIIAEYIWVGGSGMDLRSKAKTLPGPVTDPAKLPKWNYDGSSTGQAPGQDSEVILYPQAIFKDPFRRGNNILVMCDTYTPAGEPIPTNKRCTAAKIFSHPDVAAEEPWYGLEQEYTLLQKDVNWPLGWPIGGFPGPQGPYYCAAGADKAFGRDIVDSHYKACLYAGINISGINGEVMPGQWEFQVGPSVGISAGDELWVARYILERITEIAGVVLSFDPKPIPGDWNGAGAHTNYSTKSMRHQGGYEIIKKAIEKLGLRHKEHIAAYGEGNERRLTGKHETANIDTFKWGVADRGASIRVGRDTEKEGKGYFEDRRPASNMDPYVVTSMIAETTILWKP; this is translated from the exons ATGTCGCTGCTCTCAGATCTCATCAACCTTGACCTCACAGACACCACTGAGAAGATCATCGCCGAGTACATATG GGTTGGTGGATCTGGTATGGATCTCAGAAGCAAAGCAAAG ACTCTGCCAGGACCTGTTACTGACCCTGCAAAACTTCCCAAGTGGAACTATGATGGATCGAGCACAGGTCAAGCTCCAGGGCAAGACAGTGAAGTCATCCTATA CCCTCAAGCCATTTTCAAGGACCCATTTAGGAGAGGCAACAATATCTTG GTTATGTGTGATACTTATACTCCGGCGGGAGAACCAATTCCAACAAACAAGAGATGTACTGCAGCAAAGATATTCAGCCATCCTGATGTTGCTGCTGAAGAGCCCTG GTATGGTCTGGAGCAGGAGTACACCTTGTTGCAGAAAGATGTCAACTGGCCGTTGGGATGGCCAATTGGTGGTTTTCCTGGTCCTCAG GGACCGTACTACTGTGCTGCCGGCGCTGACAAAGCATTTGGGCGTGACATTGTTGATTCTCATTACAAGGCCTGCTTGTATGCAGGCATCAACATCAGTGGCATCAACGGTGAAGTCATGCCAGGCCAG TGGGAGTTTCAAGTTGGTCCTTCAGTTGGCATATCTGCGGGTGATGAATTATGGGTTGCTCGTTATATTTTGGAG AGGATCACAGAGATTGCTGGAGTGGTTCTTTCGTTTGATCCCAAGCCAATCCCTGGTGATTGGAACGGAGCTGGGGCTCACACAAATTACAG TACCAAATCCATGAGACACCAAGGAGGCTATGAAATCATCAAGAAAGCAATTGAGAAGCTGGGACTAAGGCACAAAGAACACATTGCTGCATATGGAGAAGGCAATGAACGCCGATTGACTGGAAAACATGAAACAGCTAACATTGACACCTTCAAATGG GGTGTTGCAGACCGTGGTGCCTCCATCCGCGTTGGTCGTGACACAGAGAAAGAAGGCAAGGGCTATTTTGAGGACAGGAGGCCTGCTTCGAACATGGATCCATATGTGGTGACTTCTATGATCGCCGAGACCACTATTCTGTGGAAGCCATAA